Proteins encoded together in one Coffea arabica cultivar ET-39 chromosome 2c, Coffea Arabica ET-39 HiFi, whole genome shotgun sequence window:
- the LOC140034998 gene encoding probable cysteine protease RD19D, translating to MRGKSVTSGSDSPISLHHFLLPFYDTPPRSIPDQGPKPPSKRGADCRVIHTGTKMMMTSGGLMLTCTLAITLLSCALISSTTFQHEIQYRVQDPLMIRQVTDNHHHRHHPGRSSANHRLLGTTTEVHFKSFVEEYEKTYSTHEEYVHRLGIFAKNLIKAAEHQAMDPSAIHGVTQFSDLTEEEFEATYMGLKGGAGVGGTTQLGKDDGDESAAEVMMDVSDLPESFDWREKGAVTEVKTQGRCGSCWAFSTTGAIEGANFIATGKLLSLSEQQLVDCDHMCDLKEKDDCDDGCSGGLMTTAFNYLIEAGGIEEEVTYPYTGKRGECKFNPEKVAVKVRNFTKIPEDESQIAANVVHNGPLAIGLNAVFMQTYIGGVSCPLICDKKRINHGVLLVGYGSRGFSILRLGYKPYWIIKNSWGKRWGEHGYYRLCRGHNMCGMSTMVSAVVTQTS from the exons ATGAGGGGCAAAAGTGTCACTTCGGGGTCTGACAGTCCTATTTCcttgcaccattttcttctcccctTCTACGACACTCCTCCCCGTTCCATTCCAGACCAGGGTCCAAAACCACCGTCCAAGAGAGGAGCAGACTGCAGAGTGATACATACAGGCACAAAGATGATGATGACAAGCGGAGGTCTGATGCTAACCTGCACTCTGGCTATTACCCTCTTATCCTGCGCACTCATCTCTTCAACCACTTTCCAACATGAAATTCAGTATCGAGTACAAGACCCGTTAATGATACGCCAAGTCACCGACAATcaccaccaccgccaccaccCAGGTAGGTCTTCTGCAAACCATCGTCTACTGGGCACCACCACAGAGGTTCACTTCAAGTCCTTCGTGGAGGAGTACGAGAAAACTTACTCTACGCACGAGGAGTACGTGCACCGCCTGGGGATTTTCGCCAAGAACCTCATCAAGGCCGCGGAGCACCAGGCCATGGACCCCTCCGCAATCCACGGCGTCACCCAGTTCTCTGATCTCACCGAGGAGGAGTTTGAGGCTACGTACATGGGCCTTAAAGGTGGCGCTGGAGTTGGTGGGACCACCCAGCTGGGGAAAGATGATGGGGATGAGAGTGCAGCAGAGGTGATGATGGATGTATCTGATTTGCCGGAGAGTTTTGATTGGAGAGAAAAAGGTGCTGTGACCGAAGTGAAGACGCAG GGAAGATGTGGATCGTGTTGGGCTTTTAGTACAACTGGAGCTATTGAAGGAGCTAATTTCATTGCAACTGGCAAGCTTCTCAGCCTAAGTGAACAGCAGCTTGTGGATTGTGATCATATG tgtgatttaaaagaaaaagatgactGTGATGATGGATGCTCTGGAGGGCTAATGACAACTGCTTTCAACTACTTGATAGAGGCAGGAGGTATAGAGGAGGAGGTAACCTATCCCTATACTGGGAAACGCGGAGAATGCAAATTCAATCCTGAGAAAGTTGCGGTGAAAGTGCGGAATTTCACAAAAATCCCTGAGGATGAGAGTCAAATTGCTGCCAATGTAGTGCATAATGGCCCGCTTGCAA TTGGATTGAATGCGGTATTCATGCAAACTTACATCGGGGGTGTGTCATGTCCTCTTATTTGTGACAAAAAGAGGATCAACCATGGTGTTCTTCTCGTGGGCTATGGTTCTAGAGGCTTCTCAATCCTTAGGCTTGGCTACAAGCCATACTGGATTATCAAGAACTCATGGGGGAAGCGTTGGGGCGAACATGGTTACTACCGGCTTTGTCGAGGGCACAACATGTGTGGAATGAGCACAATGGTTTCAGCTGTGGTGACACAGACCTCTTGA
- the LOC140034996 gene encoding protein SEEDLING PLASTID DEVELOPMENT 1-like — MKALNSHFELIDIHSSWQSANQIPISTFAYIRSSTLAASTFSKAFRRTRRGRGKISSSTAPGTSIRSPEIRRPRDRSSSGNGLSSVSLSSASTSTSRDEVVSDLDLFLQLVPLRMRNELFRHQEIGQLIEVVMDLGRKPLARFPSGDWVISEQPVKLEDLGHAISKVGDFSDDNRSGIDHSLHRISAIRNRKMQIIGLTCRVGRAVSGSAEIIRDLVEEGGSILVIGPPGVGKTTLIREIARMLADDQNKRVVIVDTSNEIGGDGDVPHAGIGRARRMQVPNVHMQHNVMIEAVENHMPQTIIIDEIGTELEALAASTIAQRGVQLVATAHGVTIESIIKNPSLQILVGGIESVTLGDEEARKRKVQKTILERKGPPTFTCAVEMISRTECCVYHRLDATVDAILAGKSPLFELRRVDDEASSSLKPSLSTQKDPVQDSKLVNSQSEKVGTTSDDEGVDYYRKSSKLNNDRYLPQRSSPVCVYTFKIQEADLTQVTAVMGLDGEIDVTDDVGAADCILASSFEMKQNPWIRGIAKFHHLPIFVIKSNTMAQMVKAIRMILGMDYFGSSTKQLVKDTLDIEVEDDAPKRKPSLEEIDALEEARLAIEYIVIPGGEPVELLPRRSEIVARQLELVKSYQLAAEKSGTESNPRLQILPQRLTKKTSKFSRFGSSSPKDTSL, encoded by the exons ATGAAAGCTCTGAATTCACATTTTGAGCTGATTGACATCCACAGCTCATGGCAGTCGGCTAATCAGATACCCATTTCAACCTTTGCTTACATCCGTAGCTCCACTCTAGCTGCTTCTACTTTCTCCAAGGCATTTCGTCGAACCCGTCGGGGACGCGGCAAAATCTCATCGTCTACTGCGCCGGGGACCTCGATTCGGTCACCGGAAATTCGGAGGCCGCGGGACCGATCCAGTTCCGGAAATGGGTTGTCGTCAGTTTCGTTAAGTTCGGCCTCTACTTCGACTTCTCGGGACGAGGTGGTTTCGGATTTGGACTTGTTCCTTCAGCTGGTGCCCTTGAGGATGAGGAATGAGCTGTTCAGGCATCAGGAGATTGGGCAATTGATTGAGGTTGTTATGGATTTGGGTCGAAAACCTCTTGCTCGGTTTCCCTCTGGTGATTGGGTGATCTCGGAACAACCCGTGAAGCTTGAAGATCTTGGCCATGCTATTTCAAAG GTAGGTGATTTTTCTGACGACAACCGGTCGGGTATCGATCATTCTCTACATCGTATAAGTGCCATTCGCAATCGTAAAATGCAAATTATTGGTCTTACATGCCGGGTAGGTCGGGCTGTGTCCGGAAGTGCTGAAATCATTCGTGACTTGGTTGAAGAAGGAGGTTCCATATTGGTTATAGGGCCCCCTGGAGTTGGTAAAACAACGTTGATCAG GGAAATAGCAAGGATGCTGGCTGACGACCAGAACAAACGTGTTGTTATTGTCGATACATCAAATGAGATAGGTGGCGATGGAGATGTTCCTCATGCTGGAATAGGTCGTGCTAGAAGGATGCAAGTCCCAAACGTTCACATGCAACATAAT GTGATGATTGAGGCAGTAGAAAATCATATGCCACAAACCATTATCATTGATGAAATTGGAACGGAGCTTGAAGCGTTGGCTGCCAGTACAATTGCCCAGAGGGGAGTTCAGCTTGTTGCAACTGCACATGGAGTGACCATAGAGAGTATAATAAAGAACCCATCACTGCAGATCCTTGTTGGTGGCATTGAG AGCGTTACTCTTGGTGATGAGGaggcaaggaaaaggaaagtgcagaaaacaattCTCGAGAGGAAAGGACCCCCTACATTCACATGTGCAGTAGAGATGATATCAAGAACTGAGTGCTGTGTCTATCATAGACTGGATGCAACAGTGGATGCCATACTTGCAG GAAAATCTCCTCTGTTTGAACTCCGACGTGTAGATGATGAAGCTAGTAGTTCTCTAAAACCTTCTTTAAGTACCCAAAAAGATCCTGTACAAGACTCTAAGCTGGTCAATAGTCAAAGTGAAAAGGTTGGAACAACGTCTGATGATGAAGGTGTGGATTATTATCGCAAATCCAGTAAATTGAATAATGATAGATATCTTCCCCAGAGGAGTTCTCCTGTCTGTGTGTATACTTTCAAG ATCCAGGAAGCTGATCTGACACAGGTAACAGCTGTCATGGGGCTTGATGGTGAAATAGATGTGACTGATGACGTAGGTGCTGCTGATTGTATTCTTGCTTCTAGTTTTGAAATGAAGCAGAATCCTTGGATCCGTGGGATAGCAAAGTTCCACCATTTACCTATATTTGTTATTAAG TCAAATACAATGGCTCAAATGGTAAAGGCAATCCGTATGATCCTTGGAATGGATTACTTCGGCTCTTCCACAAAGCAGCTAGTCAAGGACACTCTTGACATTGAAGTCGAAGATGATGCTCCTAAACGAAAACCATCATTGGAGGAGATTGATGCCTTGGAG GAGGCTCGACTTGCAATTGAATACATTGTGATACCGGGTGGCGAGCCTGTAGAACTTCTTCCGAGGCGCTCTGAAATAGTTGCTCGACAACTAGAGCTGGTGAAGAGTTATCAGTTGGCTGCTGAGAAATCCGGCACGGAGTCAAACCCGAGGCTGCAAATCCTTCCTCAAAGGTTAACTAAGAAAACTtctaaattttccagatttggttcaaGTTCACCGAAGGATACAAGTCTTTAA
- the LOC113730765 gene encoding probable E3 ubiquitin-protein ligase ARI8, whose amino-acid sequence MAECEDDYYDSYYSERLDHDDANKKKNKFITLTEEDVGSRMDDDILQVSSLLLVSREAATILLCRYNWDVTDVVQEWFENQEVVRSASGLFREKPGPMDVEDGDEEFVCRICWKEHPIALVVVASAACGHVFCKNCWKEFISKSINEGYVKDGGCLMLRCPQDSCGAAVGGNIIRSLASDGDKNKYDKFLARSYVESRANLKLCPTPGCNCAVELDNRGPDRLSKNFDVSCNCMYGFCWNCLGEAHSPVDCETVALWAVKNSSDLETENWLLANTKPCPKCQRRIENVGDIDNGDWYMTFAPPCGCDLRNGEETLACNTYEKAKNEGVYDEVEKTRRRAKASWDYFERWYNNHLSLERAFLDLHLMKNQNLEMLGKIHDLEATQCWFIVDAWVQIVECTRVLKWASVYGYYLQQYEHKKKELFDYLLSEAEGVYEILHQCANKGLSKCLEAESECSLDTFLDFRTKLPALTRVTRKYFADLVTALENGIADVASSSHTIKQK is encoded by the coding sequence ATGGCGGAGTGTGAGGACGATTACTACGACTCCTATTACAGCGAAAGGCTTGATCACGATGAtgcaaacaagaagaaaaacaagtTCATCACCTTGACTGAAGAAGATGTTGGATCTAGAATGGACGACGATATCTTGCAAGTTTCATCTCTTCTCTTAGTTTCCAGAGAAGCAGCAACGATTCTCTTGTGCCGTTATAATTGGGATGTTACCGACGTTGTTCAAGAATGGTTTGAGAATCAAGAAGTGGTCCGCAGCGCCTCTGGACTTTTCAGAGAGAAACCTGGACCGATGGATGTCGAAGACGGAGACGAAGAATTCGTCTGTCGGATTTGCTGGAAGGAGCACCCCATTGCCCTCGTTGTTGTGGCGTCTGCTGCTTGTGGTCACGTCTTTTGCAAGAACTGCTGGAAAGAATTTATCAGTAAATCAATCAATGAGGGCTACGTTAAAGATGGAGGGTGTTTGATGCTGAGATGTCCTCAGGACTCTTGTGGGGCTGCGGTTGGCGGAAACATCATTCGTTCTCTGGCCTCTGATGGAGATAAGAACAAGTATGACAAGTTTCTTGCTCGATCCTATGTTGAAAGTCGTGCAAACTTGAAACTCTGTCCTACCCCTGGGTGTAATTGTGCGGTTGAACTTGATAACAGGGGTCCGGATAGATTAAGCAAGAATTTTGACGTTTCTTGCAATTGTATGTATGGGTTTTGCTGGAATTGTCTGGGGGAAGCTCATAGTCCGGTTGATTGTGAAACTGTGGCCCTGTGGGCGGTTAAAAACAGTTCTGATTTGGAGACTGAAAATTGGTTGTTGGCTAATACTAAGCCTTGTCCAAAATGCCAGAGGCGGATTGAGAATGTTGGGGATATTGATAATGGCGATTGGTACATGACCTTTGCACCGCCTTGTGGTTGTGATTTGCGCAATGGTGAAGAAACTTTGGCCTGTAACACTTATGAGAAGGCAAAGAATGAGGGTGTTTATGATGAAGTAGAGAAGACGAGGCGGAGGGCTAAAGCTTCGTGGGATTACTTCGAAAGATGGTATAATAACCATCTCTCTTTGGAAAGAGCCTTTCTTGATCTGCACCTGATGAAGAACCAGAACCTTGAGATGCTGGGTAAAATCCATGACCTGGAAGCGACTCAGTGCTGGTTCATTGTTGATGCTTGGGTTCAGATTGTGGAATGTACGAGGGTCCTCAAATGGGCTTCTGTCTATGGCTATTACTTACAACAGTACGAGCACAAGAAGAAGGAGCTTTTCGACTACTTGCTCAGCGAAGCAGAGGGTGTTTATGAAATACTTCATCAATGTGCAAACAAGGGACTGTCCAAGTGCCTTGAAGCAGAATCAGAATGTTCTTTGGACACCTTCCTTGATTTTCGCACCAAGTTACCTGCGCTGACTCGTGTGACTAGAAAATACTTTGCTGACTTGGTTACAGCATTAGAGAATGGTATTGCAGATGTGGCTTCATCTTCCCACACAATCAAGCAAAAATAA
- the LOC140034997 gene encoding ACT domain-containing protein ACR10-like, with protein MGVIYEDAVLIKEAESAVDHTVITVNCPDKTGLGCDLCRVILLFGLSIARGDVQTDGKWCYLVFWVVGKPMTRWSLLKTRLQEVCPTCTPAASGIYYYRPEFQQPRPLDIFLLKFWCSYDRKGLLHDVTQVLCELELTIKRVKVSIAPDGGVMDLFFVTDTRELLHTKKRQEEAIDHLKAVLGDAMLNCEIELAIPEVTAYSQSFLPSSVTEDMFRLEMLGVLASSSVSIEVDNSLRPSHTLVRVLCQDHKGLIYDIMRTLKDYNIQIAYGRFFANPKRNCEVDLFITQADGKQISDPNKKNALCSRLRMELAHPLRVDVISRGPDTELLVANPVELSGRGRPLVFYDITLALKNMNISIFSVEIGRHRIHDREWEVYRILLDECDGFSLPRNEIKECVRKKLMGWE; from the exons ATGGGGGTAATATATGAAGATGCGGTTTTGATTAAGGAAGCGGAGAGCGCGGTTGATCACACAGTAATCACTGTGAATTGTCCAGACAAGACTGGTCTTGGCTGTGATCTTTGTAGGGTAATCTTGCTCTTTGGCCTTAGCATTGCCAGAGGAG ATGTTCAAACAGATGGTAAATGGTGTTACTTAGTTTTCTGGGTAGTTGGGAAGCCAATGACCAGGTGGAGTTTGTTGAAGACGAGGCTTCAAGAGGTGTGTCCAACATGTACACCTGCAGCATCAGGAATTTACTATTACAGACCAGAGTTTCAACAGCCCAGGCCTCTGGATATATTCCTTCTCAAGTTTTGGTGTTCCTATGACCGGAAAGGACTCTTGCATG ATGTAACTCAGGTCCTTTGTGAATTAGAACTCACAATCAAAAGAGTGAAGGTATCCATTGCGCCAGATGGAGGAGTCATGGATCTCTTCTTTGTAACGGACACCAG GGAACTTCTCCACACTAAAAAGAGACAGGAAGAAGCAATTGATCATTTGAAAGCTGTCTTGGGGGATGCCATGCTGAATTGTGAAATTGAACTAGCCATTCCTGAGGTTACTGCATATTCACAATCATTTCTTCCATCTTCAGTCACTGAAGATATGTTCAGACTGGAAATGCTAGGAGTTCTTGCCTCCAGTTCTGTTTCTATTGAGGTGGACAACAGCCTCAGGCCCTCCCACACACTTGTTCGAGTCTTATGTCAAGATCACAAAGGCCTCATTTATGATATAATGAGGACCTTAAAAGATTATAATATCCAG ATCGCTTATGGAAGATTCTTTGCAAACCCCAAGCGTAACTGTGAGGTGGACTTATTTATAACGCAAGCGGATGGGAAGCAGATAAGTGATCCCAACAAGAAGAATGCTCTGTGCTCCCGACTGCGAATGGAACTTGCTCACCCGCTTAGGGTGGATGTCATAAGCCGCGGCCCTGATACTGAGCTGCTGGTGGCTAATCCTGTTGAGTTATCTGGAAGAGGCCGTCCTCTTGTTTTCTATGATATAACGCTAGCCCTCAAGAACATGAATATAAGCATATTTTCG GTGGAGATAGGAAGACACAGGATTCATGATCGTGAGTGGGAAGTATACAGAATCTTACTTGATGAATGCGATGGCTTCTCTTTGCCAAGGAATGAAATTAAAGAATGTGTCCGAAAGAAGCTGATGGGATGGGAATGA
- the LOC113730770 gene encoding uncharacterized protein → MQTMDATALSCHFHEKMPFEGLTPTNEAKKPVEDNSNSPVFVNHAANAWHESRKRWTGDLNQRSIRIEKDPIISWSTTYEDLLSTNEPFPERIPLTEMVDFLVDIWHDEGLFD, encoded by the exons ATGCAGACGATGGACGCCACAGCTTTAAGTTGCCATTTCCATGAGAAGATGCCTTTTGAAGGACTTACACCCACTAATGAAGCCAAAAAGCCTGTAGAGGATAATTCAAACAGCCCTGTATTTGTTAATCATG CTGCAAATGCATGGCACGAGAGCAGAAAAAGATGGACAGGAGATCTAAACCAGAGATCAATAAGGATAGAGAAAGACCCCATTATAAG CTGGTCAACGACTTATGAGGATTTGCTCTCAACTAATGAGCCCTTCCCTGAAAGAATTCCTTTAACG GAGATGGTGGACTTTTTAGTTGATATATGGCACGATGAGGGGCTTTTTGACTAA
- the LOC113730774 gene encoding serine carboxypeptidase-like, whose translation MKHSIFVSPILVLLFVLLSPLSSHAFLRLPPNAYFPSVHAEKLIRQLNLFPKQLINIADHDPLSSSPFPEAEKIVEKPLKLSNLVSDPSVTVQDLAHHAGYFKIEHSHAARMFYFFFQSRNSKKDPVVIWLTGGPGCSSELALFYENGPFSIAKNLSLLWNDYGWDKVSNLLYVDQPIGTGFSYSTDRRDIRHNEDGVSNDLYDFLQAFFSKHPEFAKNDFYITGESYAGHYIPAFAARVHHGNKAKEGIHVNLKGFAIGNGLTEPGIQYGAYTDYALDMGIISDSDHDRINKVLPVCETAIKLCGTDGTISCLASYLVCNAIFSSIMAHAGDINYYDIRKKCEGSLCYDFSNLDNFLNQKTVRNALGVGDLDFVSCSPTVYQAMLVDWMRNLEAGIPALLEDGIKLLVYAGEYDLICNWLGNSRWVHAMEWSGQNEFKSSPEVPFVVDSSEAGLLKSHGPLSFLKVHDAGHMVPMDQPQAALEMLKRWMKGSLTESSAEPGKLVSSM comes from the exons ATGAAGCACTCGATTTTCGTATCTCCTATCCTTGTTCTTCTCTTCGTCCTACTTTCTCCTCTTTCTTCCCATGCTTTTCTCCGATTGCCTCCGAATGCGTACTTTCCGTCCGTGCACGCCGAGAAGTTGATCCGGCAGCTGAATTTGTTCCCCAAACAGCTCATCAACATCGCCGATCACGACCCTCTGTCTTCTTCCCCCTTTCCTGAAGCTGAGAAAATTGTTGAAAAGCCGTTGAAGTTATCCAACTTAGTCTCCGATCCTAGCGTCACCGTTCAAGACCTTGCTCATCATgctggttatttcaaaattgagCACTCCCATGCCGCCAG GATGTTTTACTTTTTCTTCCAATCACGCAACAGCAAGAAAGACCCAGTCGTTATCTGGTTGACTGGTGGACCTGGTTGCAGCAGTGAATTAGCACTCTTTTATGAAAATGGACCTTTCAGTATTGCTAAAAACTTGTCTCTTCTCTGGAATGACTATGGCTGGGACAAG GTCTCGAATTTATTGTACGTGGACCAGCCCATTGGAACTGGCTTCAGCTACAGCACTGATAGGCGTGATATTCGTCATAATGAAGACGGTGTTAGCAACGACTTATATGACTTTTTGCAG GCTTTCTTTTCAAAGCATCCTGAGTTCGCAAAGAATGACTTCTACATAACAGGGGAATCATATGCTGGTCATTACATTCCAGCTTTTGCTGCTAGAGTGCACCATGGAAACAAAGCTAAGGAAGGAATTCACGTCAATCTGAAG GGATTTGCTATTGGTAATGGGCTAACTGAACCAGGAATCCAGTATGGAGCATACACTGATTATGCACTGGACATGGGGATTATTTCAGACTCAGATCATGACCGTATCAATAAGGTGCTTCCAGTGTGTGAGACAGCAATAAAGCTTTGTG GCACAGATGGGACAATCTCTTGCTTGGCTTCCTATTTGGTTTGTAATGCCATATTCAGCTCCATCATGGCACATGCTGGTGATATAAAT TACTATGACATACGAAAGAAGTGTGAGGGCAGCCTTTGTTATGACTTCTCAAACTTGGACAACTTTCTGAATCAGAAGACTGTAAGAAATGCTCTGGGAGTGGGAGATCTAGATTTTGTCTCTTGTAGTCCAACTGTGTATCAGGCTATGCTTGTTGATTGGATGAGAAACCTTGAAGCTGGCATTCCTGCTCTTCTTGAGGATGGAATAAAATTACTTGTTTATGCTGGAGAATACGATCTTATATGCAACTGGCTTG GCAATTCGAGATGGGTTCATGCCATGGAGTGGAGTGGTCAAAACGAGTTCAAATCATCTCCTGAAGTTCCCTTTGTGGTTGATAGTTCTGAGGCAGGGTTGCTGAAAAGCCATGGACCACTTAGTTTCCTCAAG GTGCACGACGCCGGACACATGGTTCCCATGGATCAACCGCAAGCAGCACTAGAGATGCTGAAGAGGTGGATGAAGGGCTCACTTACTGAAAGCTCCGCTGAGCCAGGAAAATTGGTTTCTTCAATGTGA